From Dromaius novaehollandiae isolate bDroNov1 chromosome 15, bDroNov1.hap1, whole genome shotgun sequence, a single genomic window includes:
- the IL4 gene encoding interleukin-4, whose product MSIKFPVLLTFFCLLACHSHKAALLKSSNFLNENIRLLQDIIRMNVSCDEMNVTNIFADRKKEDEVEILCKAATVALEGQSCHRQLEGVSLNLRHLVRRTSTVFEAPCPVAAGNTTSLKDFLLDLNKVHQQLAKDNTI is encoded by the exons ATGAGCATTAAGTTCCCAGTCCTGCTAACCTTCTTCTGTTTGTTAGCCTGCCACAGCCACAAGGCCGCACTGCTGAAGAGCTCAAACTTTCTGAACGAGAACATCAGGCTGCTGCAGGATATCATAAGGATGAAC GTTTCCTGTGACGAGATGAACGtgacaaatatttttgcagatcgtaag AAAGAAGACGAAGTTGAGATCTTATGCAAAGCTGCAACAGTTGCTCTGGAGGGCCAGAGCTGCCACAGGCAGCTAGAAGGTGTTTCCCTTAACCTACGCCACCTTGTAAGAAGGACGAGCACAGTCTTCGAG GCCCCCTGTCCAGTGGCAGCAGGCAACACTACTTCACTGAAAGATTTTCTACTGGACCTAAACAAAGTCCACCAACAACTAGCAAAAGACAATACAATCTGA